CCGCAATTTGTCGTCTCTCGTCGGGCGGGAAGAGTTCGACAGCCGCCATCGTATCAAGTTCGTCGTCGTCGTAGCCGGTGACCGTCGAGAGATGGCTGTTCCAGCGTCGGAACGTCCCGTCGACGTTGACGACGTAGAAGATGTCGTTCAGCGTATCCAGCGCCTGCTCGATGAACAGCTGTTCTTCCTCCAGCTTGGCCTCTCGCTCCCGCCGCTGTTCGTTCCGGCGCGCGCGATGTACCAGGTCGGCGATGTTGCCGGCGAACTGGATTTCGTCCTCGGTCCAGTCGCGCGCGCCGTCGACGTGTTCGTGACACACCATCCCGACGAACTCACCTTCCGACCGAAGCGTTGCATCCAGCAGGGCGTCGATATCGTTGGGTGCCAGATACTCGTCGGTGAGGTGGGTCGTGCGGGGGTCCGCGTCGGTGTCCTCGACCGCGAGCGCCCAGTTATCTTGGAGGGTGTCGAAGTAGTGAGGGTAGTCGTCGACGGCCAGTTCCATTCCGCGCTCGTGGCTCCCGGACGCTCGGTCGTAGTGGTCGACGCACCGGACGACCCCGTCCGTCTCGTCCAGCAGCCAGACGTTGACTCGCTGGACGTCCAGAACGTCCGCCGCCGTTTCCGTAATCCGTCTGACCGCGGGCTCGAAGGCCCCCGCTGTGACGGCGTCGTCGGTCGCTAACTCGACGAGCGCCTCGCGCTGGCGCTGTTGGCGGGTCTGTCGGCGGTGGGCTTCGGTGATGTCGCGAAACTGCGAGAAGACCGCCACCACGTCGCCGGCGTCGTCGGTGACCGCACGGTTGTGCCACTCGCAGACGATTCGCTCACCGTCGCCGGTGACGTTTTCGTTGACGCTGTGGTATCCGCCGGAGGCGTTCAGGATATCCGTCACGACCGCGGCGACGTCTTCCCGGTCGGATTCTGGGACAATCGTCTCCCACTGCTCCCCGACCAGCTCCGCTTCCGACCGCCCGAGAATCGCCTGGGCGGCCTCGTTGACCCGCTGGAAGCGGAACTGGTCGTCGAACTCGATGACACCGAGGGGGGACTGCTCGAAGAACAGCGACAGCCGCTCCTGGCTCGCGTCCAGCCGGCGCTGCGAGCGGTACTGCTCGACGGCGTTGATGATGCGGTTGGCGAGAATCGTGTACTGGCTCTTTCCGGTGTCTTTCTGGAGGTAATCCGTCACGCCGGCCGAAATCGCCTCGCTGGCGATTTCTTCGGACCCTTTGCCGGTGTAGAGAATGAACGGAAGATCCGGATACTTCTCGCGGACGGTCTTGAGAATCTCCAACCCGTTCATTTGGGGGATGTCATAATCGGAGACGATACAGTCCAGGTCGGTCTCGGCTAAGATACGCAGCCCCTCGTCGGGCGTCGTCGCGGTTTGGACCGTGAACCGGTCGTCCTCTCGCTGTAAGAAGGTCGCGGCCATCTCACTCAAACTGGGTTCGTCGTCGATGTGCAGGACGGAGATTGCATCGGCCATCCGTGTACGTCCCCGAATCGAGACGTGCGAGCACAATGTAGGTTGGGAAAGCGGGATTCAGCTGAGACCGACCTGTAGCAGCCGGAGTCCGATGCCGGTGAGCAGCAGGAGGACGAACCGGTCTCGATGGGCGTCTGCGA
This portion of the Halosegnis longus genome encodes:
- a CDS encoding PAS domain S-box protein, whose amino-acid sequence is MADAISVLHIDDEPSLSEMAATFLQREDDRFTVQTATTPDEGLRILAETDLDCIVSDYDIPQMNGLEILKTVREKYPDLPFILYTGKGSEEIASEAISAGVTDYLQKDTGKSQYTILANRIINAVEQYRSQRRLDASQERLSLFFEQSPLGVIEFDDQFRFQRVNEAAQAILGRSEAELVGEQWETIVPESDREDVAAVVTDILNASGGYHSVNENVTGDGERIVCEWHNRAVTDDAGDVVAVFSQFRDITEAHRRQTRQQRQREALVELATDDAVTAGAFEPAVRRITETAADVLDVQRVNVWLLDETDGVVRCVDHYDRASGSHERGMELAVDDYPHYFDTLQDNWALAVEDTDADPRTTHLTDEYLAPNDIDALLDATLRSEGEFVGMVCHEHVDGARDWTEDEIQFAGNIADLVHRARRNEQRREREAKLEEEQLFIEQALDTLNDIFYVVNVDGTFRRWNSHLSTVTGYDDDELDTMAAVELFPPDERRQIAGAIEETFETGRATIEAELLTADDERIPYEFTGARLTDPDGETVGLVGVGRDISRQKANERQLERQNERLEEFAEVVSHDLQNPMSVAKGRLELARADCDSQDLDQIGDALDRMQRLIEDMLWLSSEGQDIGATEPVDFRATVDAAWRLVADAHEDAELIVDGEGAGEWSHVLADEDRLRQVLENLFRNAIDHAGPAVTVRVHKTDRGFAIADDGPGIPPEERHRVFDVGYSTSTNGTGFGLQIVEQVVEAHGWDVHVIDGPAGGARFEITGVEVLDPS